A single window of Jaculus jaculus isolate mJacJac1 chromosome 14, mJacJac1.mat.Y.cur, whole genome shotgun sequence DNA harbors:
- the LOC101617497 gene encoding zinc finger protein 175-like, with product MPADMSFCLKPQGQGAEEQDGPCEKLVSFEDVTVDFSWEEWQQLDPVQRCLYQDVMLETYSHLLSVGYPIPSPEVIFRMKKDKETWMWEAESSCQIGHGQGDSKLDTAQIPVKASFLNDGIGKVMRYSSWCSISEELWQDAALTKRDQQNQIPPLRPGAFLSKKTLSTDRGCECDEPGETIPLGYLLISTQRGPPICCSFAKSVKPVIEVNQSSVTKQPNDVVSSQLFTEDSSNTNLTASHSREEMCTDHQFGKTLSHKPPPIQHEVLFHKLIECTVCRKVFTGRSAFCQHQLTSTRETPFVCHTCGKAFLQRSELTSHEGTHIGEKPYECLDCGKPFSYLSQLKVHHRIHTGERPYECSDCGKSFSQKSVLSAHQRTHTGEKPYTCSDCGKLFAHASDLKKHRRCHTGEKPYKCHDCGKLFSTKSHLQIHHRMHTDERPYRCCNCGKSFRRTSHLKVHHRIHTGEKPHLCSDCGKAFSHKSGLITHQRIHTGEKPYTCADCGKAMSSKGQLREHQRIHTGEKPYVCTECGKGFSGRSSLHTHRRTHSGERPFVCHRCGKGFLRKSRLTSHQQTHTREKT from the exons AAATTGGTGTCCTTTGAGGATGTGACTGTGGACTTCAGCTGGGAGGAGTGGCAGCAGCTGGACCCTGTCCAGAGATGCTTGTACCAGGACGTGATGCTAGAGACCTACAGCCACCTCTTGTCAGTGG GATATCCTATTCCCAGCCCAGAGGTCATCTTTAGgatgaagaaagacaaggaaacatGGATGTGGGAGGCTGAATCCTCATGTCAGATTGGCCACGGTCAAG GGGACTCAAAGCTTGACACAGCACAAATTCCTGTGAAAGCTTCATTTCTGAATGATGGGATTGGCAAGGTTATGAGGTACAGTTCATGGTGTTCCATTTCAGAAGAACTGTGGCAGGATGCTGCCCTAACTAAGAGAGATCAGCAGAACCAGATTCCACCCTTGAGGCCTGGTGCTTTCCTCAGCAAGAAAACACTGAGCACAGACAGGGGTTGTGAATGTGATGAGCCTGGGGAAACCATTCCTTTGGGGTACCTCCTCATTTCTACACAAAGGGGACCTCCAATATGTTGCTCATTTGCAAAAAGTGTGAAGCCTGTCATAGAAGTAAATCAAAGCAGTGTCACAAAACAGCCGAATGATGTTGTATCTAGTCAGCTCTTCACAGAAGACTCGTCTAACACTAACCTGACAGCTTCTCATAGTCGAGAGGAAATGTGCACAGATCATCAGTTTGGCAAAACTCTCAGCCACAAACCACCACCTATTCAGCATGAAGTACTTTTTCACAAACTGATTGAATGTACTGTGTGCAGGAAGGTCTTCACTGGCAGGTCAGCTTTCTGTCAACATCAGTTAACTAGCACTAGGGAGACACCTTTTGTCTGTCACAcatgtgggaaagccttcctTCAGAGGTCTGAGTTGACTTCCCATGAAGGAACTCACATAGGAGAGAAGCCTTATGAATGCCTTGACTGTGGGAAACCGTTCAGTTATCTATCCCAGCTGAAGGTGCATCATCGAATACACACTGGTGAGAGACCTTATGAGTGTTCTGACTGTGGGAAGTCCTTCAGCCAGAAGTCAGTCCTTAGTGCCCACCAGAGAACTCACACCGGAGAGAAGCCATACACATGCAGTGACTGTGGGAAATTGTTTGCTCATGCATCAGATCTGAAGAAACATCGTCGGTGTCACACAGGGGAGAAGCCTTACAAGTGCCATGACTGTGGCAAGTTATTCAGTACCAAATCCCACCTGCAGATACATCACCGAATGCACACTGATGAGAGACCTTACAGATGCTGCAACTGCGGGAAGTCATTCAGGAGAACATCCCACCTGAAGGTGCATCATCGAATTCACACTGGTGAGAAACCTCATTTGTGTTCTGACTGTGGGAAGGCCTTCAGCCATAAGTCAGGCCTCATCAcccatcagagaattcacactggGGAGAAGCCCTACACATGTGCAGACTGCGGGAAAGCCATGTCTTCTAAGGGCCAACTCAGAGAGCACCAGAGgattcacacaggtgagaagccctatGTGTGCACCGAGTGCGGGAAAGGCTTCAGTGGCAGGTCCTCTTTACATACCCATCGGAGAACTCACAGTGGGGAGAGACCTTTTGTCTGCCACAGATGTGGGAAGGGCTTCCTGCGGAAATCACGATTGACATCCCATCAACAAACTCATACCAGAGAGAAGACTTAG